The proteins below are encoded in one region of Anaeromicrobium sediminis:
- a CDS encoding methyl-accepting chemotaxis protein yields MMKSKKLKKMKMGIDAKLAIVFVLLIAIPLMTLGFMSYEKASDIMEQNFKQTTLQMTNEIKESINNMMYGYEESMIQMSHEANVQEVLMNPHYSKWMLKNFESYIKGHENVLSIYLGTKNSDIFLYPEAQVPEGYDPIQRGWYKEAVKENGLIWTDPYIDAFTGKQVITVAIPIYNTSNGNEFVGVVGADISLENLANRMNMIKVGKRGYPAILDRNLNTMTHKNKELIGKPLPIEELKEAIEQQDEGIVDYDWEENGQTYNKFGTFTKLDKLGWTVFSAMYENEIEEDVRALLWNALMIGSIALIIALFISFIFSRGLTKKIKILVEDMERIKEGDLTVLTKIKSKDELGQLGDSFNVMIDEIGNLVRNVQSVSTELIASAENLAATSEETSASAEEVAKTVEEIAKGATEQAADAERGATLTGNLSEKFIQLTNNTDNMLKSANEVMEANLDGVKAVEDLKDRTELNGEATGKIEEAIMELDNKTKYIGSILDTIASISEQTNLLALNASIEAARAGEYGRGFAVVADEIRKLAEESRHAADKIKGIVTTIQSDSTNTVEVMKEVKERYEEQSNAVGKVSESFDTIYKSIDSITGKIEAMGEFVHVLNGDKDNIVGAIENISAVSEETAAASEEVSASMQQQSMAVEEVASAADKLNGLAVKMNEEIKRFKI; encoded by the coding sequence ATGATGAAATCAAAAAAGTTAAAAAAAATGAAAATGGGGATAGACGCGAAATTAGCAATTGTATTCGTGTTATTAATAGCTATTCCACTTATGACTCTAGGTTTTATGTCCTATGAAAAAGCTTCTGATATTATGGAACAAAATTTCAAGCAAACAACCCTTCAGATGACTAACGAAATAAAAGAGTCTATTAATAATATGATGTATGGCTATGAAGAGAGTATGATTCAAATGTCTCATGAAGCAAATGTACAGGAAGTTCTAATGAATCCACATTATTCAAAATGGATGTTAAAAAACTTTGAAAGTTACATAAAGGGCCATGAAAATGTTCTATCCATTTATCTGGGAACAAAGAACAGCGATATTTTTCTTTATCCAGAAGCTCAAGTACCAGAAGGTTATGATCCTATACAACGAGGCTGGTATAAGGAGGCTGTTAAGGAAAATGGGTTGATATGGACAGATCCGTACATAGATGCTTTTACAGGAAAACAGGTTATTACAGTCGCAATACCTATATACAATACTTCTAATGGAAATGAATTTGTAGGAGTTGTAGGTGCTGATATATCTTTGGAAAACTTGGCAAATAGAATGAATATGATTAAAGTTGGTAAAAGAGGCTATCCTGCTATATTGGATAGAAATTTAAATACTATGACCCATAAAAATAAAGAGCTTATTGGGAAACCTTTACCAATTGAAGAATTGAAAGAGGCTATAGAGCAACAGGATGAAGGTATAGTAGATTATGATTGGGAAGAAAATGGACAAACATATAATAAATTTGGTACATTTACAAAATTAGATAAATTAGGATGGACTGTATTTTCAGCTATGTATGAGAATGAAATAGAAGAGGATGTAAGGGCTTTGCTTTGGAATGCTTTAATGATTGGAAGTATTGCCTTAATAATTGCTCTTTTCATTTCATTTATATTCTCTAGGGGTTTAACAAAGAAAATAAAAATACTGGTTGAGGATATGGAAAGAATTAAAGAAGGTGACTTAACTGTATTGACAAAGATTAAATCAAAGGATGAGTTAGGTCAATTAGGAGACAGTTTTAATGTAATGATAGACGAAATCGGAAATCTAGTAAGGAATGTACAAAGTGTTTCTACAGAGTTAATTGCATCGGCAGAAAATTTGGCGGCAACTTCAGAGGAAACTAGTGCATCAGCAGAAGAAGTGGCTAAGACTGTTGAAGAAATAGCAAAAGGGGCAACGGAACAGGCAGCCGATGCAGAGAGAGGAGCTACACTTACTGGCAACCTTTCAGAGAAATTTATTCAGCTTACTAACAATACGGATAATATGCTAAAATCTGCAAATGAAGTAATGGAAGCAAATTTAGATGGAGTTAAGGCTGTCGAAGACTTAAAGGATAGAACTGAGTTAAATGGTGAAGCTACTGGAAAAATAGAAGAAGCTATTATGGAGCTAGATAATAAAACTAAATATATAGGAAGTATTTTAGATACAATTGCTTCCATATCAGAACAAACTAATCTGTTGGCATTAAATGCTTCTATTGAAGCTGCAAGAGCAGGAGAGTATGGAAGAGGATTTGCAGTTGTTGCGGATGAAATAAGAAAATTAGCGGAAGAATCAAGACATGCAGCAGATAAGATAAAAGGAATCGTCACAACTATTCAAAGTGATAGTACCAATACGGTAGAAGTAATGAAGGAAGTAAAAGAAAGATATGAGGAGCAGTCTAATGCAGTTGGCAAGGTGAGTGAGTCCTTTGATACCATTTATAAATCTATAGATAGCATTACAGGGAAAATTGAAGCTATGGGTGAATTTGTCCATGTATTAAATGGGGATAAGGATAATATCGTAGGAGCAATAGAAAATATATCTGCCGTATCAGAAGAGACGGCGGCGGCCTCAGAAGAGGTAAGTGCTTCTATGCAACAGCAATCTATGGCTGTAGAAGAAGTAGCATCAGCAGCTGATAAATTAAATGGACTAGCTGTAAAAATGAATGAAGAAATAAAGAGATTCAAAATATAA
- a CDS encoding (2Fe-2S)-binding protein — MSVVCGCFEVTEETIREAVRNGATTVEAVGDKTQAGTGCGGCVGRIQEIIDEEAK, encoded by the coding sequence ATGTCAGTTGTATGTGGATGTTTTGAAGTAACGGAAGAAACTATTCGTGAAGCAGTAAGAAATGGCGCTACTACAGTAGAAGCAGTGGGAGATAAAACACAAGCTGGAACTGGATGCGGAGGTTGTGTAGGAAGAATCCAAGAAATTATTGATGAAGAAGCAAAATAA
- a CDS encoding pro-sigmaK processing inhibitor BofA family protein has protein sequence MAVELQVILAYAFGLILLYILGYVLLIPIKITLKLIWNGVLGGILLIAVNFLGKFIGFKIGINILTALVAGLLGIPGVILLVFLQKVL, from the coding sequence ATGGCTGTAGAATTACAAGTAATACTGGCTTATGCCTTTGGATTAATACTTCTGTACATATTAGGATATGTTCTTTTAATACCCATTAAGATAACTTTGAAATTAATTTGGAATGGTGTATTAGGAGGTATATTATTAATAGCAGTAAACTTTTTAGGAAAGTTTATAGGATTTAAAATAGGCATAAATATTTTAACTGCATTAGTGGCGGGTTTATTAGGAATTCCTGGTGTAATACTATTGGTTTTCCTTCAGAAGGTTCTATAA
- a CDS encoding phospholipase D family protein → MKKDKYKIILWAIVFIVIMNGFFRSVPDGVSYKSEEKDGNIEFLYDITYMKGKEYIKEQKIFNEQLKLIDEAEDFILVDMFLFNDDYNRNTKVKYPEISKTLTEALINKKKENPHVKILFITDEINNFYGVYESEYIKELKANNIPVIITNMEKMRDSNPMYSGVWRSFIKWSGVGHKGLLPNPFRADSSKVTLRGYLKLLNFKANHRKVIITDRGAIVASMNPHDASGNHSNMAFKVTGPIIEDLIKSELNVLKLSGLEEDISIEYKGDNMAPNGKVTLITEGKIKESLIKEIKEAKKGDEIKIAMFYLSEREVIKELINASRRGVNVRIILDCNKDAFGVKKNGIPNRQVALELKNKSENNIEIKWYDTHGEQFHTKLIVIKKKKETIIIGGSANLTRRNIGDYNLETDLMVRVNKDDGIERIILNYFDRIWNNDDGLYTVDYSEYEDESIFRTMIYRFQEWSGFSTF, encoded by the coding sequence GTGAAAAAAGATAAATACAAAATAATATTATGGGCAATTGTTTTTATTGTAATTATGAATGGTTTTTTTAGAAGTGTACCTGATGGTGTATCTTATAAAAGTGAAGAAAAGGATGGGAATATAGAGTTTTTATATGATATAACCTATATGAAAGGTAAGGAATATATTAAGGAACAAAAAATATTTAATGAGCAGCTAAAGTTAATAGATGAAGCTGAAGACTTCATATTAGTAGATATGTTTTTATTTAATGATGATTATAACAGAAATACTAAAGTTAAGTATCCAGAAATATCAAAAACATTAACGGAAGCTCTTATTAATAAGAAGAAAGAGAATCCTCATGTAAAAATACTATTTATAACAGATGAGATTAATAATTTTTATGGAGTATATGAATCGGAATATATAAAGGAATTAAAAGCGAATAATATTCCAGTTATAATTACTAATATGGAAAAGATGAGGGATTCAAATCCTATGTACTCAGGTGTTTGGAGGAGTTTTATAAAATGGTCTGGAGTTGGACACAAGGGTCTATTGCCAAACCCTTTTAGGGCAGATTCATCTAAGGTGACTTTGAGAGGATATTTAAAGCTTTTAAATTTCAAAGCAAATCATAGAAAGGTTATAATAACTGATAGAGGTGCCATAGTAGCCTCCATGAATCCCCATGATGCCAGTGGAAATCACTCCAATATGGCATTTAAAGTAACGGGGCCAATAATAGAAGATTTAATCAAGTCAGAACTGAATGTTCTTAAACTCTCTGGGCTTGAAGAAGATATATCTATTGAATATAAAGGAGACAATATGGCTCCTAATGGAAAAGTTACCTTAATAACAGAAGGAAAAATAAAGGAAAGTCTAATAAAAGAAATTAAAGAGGCTAAAAAGGGTGATGAAATAAAAATTGCCATGTTTTATTTGTCTGAAAGGGAAGTTATAAAGGAACTCATAAATGCTTCTAGGAGAGGTGTGAATGTAAGAATAATCTTAGATTGTAATAAGGATGCCTTTGGAGTTAAGAAAAATGGTATTCCAAATAGGCAAGTTGCTTTGGAACTTAAAAATAAGAGTGAAAATAATATAGAAATAAAATGGTATGATACCCATGGGGAACAATTTCATACTAAACTAATAGTCATAAAGAAAAAGAAAGAAACCATAATAATAGGTGGTTCTGCTAACTTAACTAGAAGAAATATAGGAGATTACAATTTAGAAACAGATTTGATGGTAAGAGTTAATAAAGATGATGGAATTGAAAGAATTATATTAAATTACTTTGATAGAATATGGAATAATGATGATGGTTTATACACGGTTGATTATTCTGAATATGAGGATGAATCCATATTTAGAACTATGATTTATCGTTTTCAGGAGTGGAGCGGATTTAGCACATTTTAA
- a CDS encoding YbaB/EbfC family nucleoid-associated protein, with the protein MAKGRGKFSGGMPGNMNNMMKQVQKMQKEMEKMQSELEEKEVEASAGGSAVTVKVNGKKEILDVVIKPEVVDPDDIEMLQDLILAATNEALRKADEMMNSEMGKVTGGLNIPGLF; encoded by the coding sequence ATGGCTAAAGGTAGAGGTAAATTTTCAGGAGGAATGCCTGGAAATATGAATAATATGATGAAGCAAGTTCAAAAGATGCAAAAGGAAATGGAAAAAATGCAAAGTGAACTTGAAGAAAAAGAAGTAGAGGCTAGTGCTGGCGGAAGTGCTGTTACTGTTAAAGTAAATGGTAAGAAGGAAATACTAGATGTGGTTATAAAACCAGAAGTAGTAGATCCAGATGATATAGAAATGTTACAAGATTTAATTCTAGCTGCTACAAATGAGGCTTTAAGAAAAGCAGATGAAATGATGAATAGTGAAATGGGTAAAGTAACAGGTGGACTTAACATACCAGGATTATTCTAG
- a CDS encoding DUF2508 family protein produces the protein MQEAVKNIKRSEKVKKNNFLNSINNIYSQLLTGQEVKSEADKMLDNIRLAHDEWGNAENFFQNATDPDLIDHAIFRMEAARTKYIYLMRLAREMGIYIEL, from the coding sequence ATGCAAGAGGCTGTTAAAAATATTAAAAGAAGTGAAAAGGTAAAGAAGAACAATTTTTTAAATAGCATAAACAACATATATTCACAACTATTAACAGGGCAAGAAGTAAAAAGTGAAGCTGATAAAATGCTAGACAATATAAGATTAGCTCATGATGAATGGGGAAATGCAGAAAACTTTTTTCAAAACGCCACAGATCCTGATTTGATAGATCATGCCATATTTAGAATGGAAGCGGCTAGGACAAAATATATATATCTTATGAGATTGGCAAGGGAAATGGGAATATATATCGAATTATAA
- the nifJ gene encoding pyruvate:ferredoxin (flavodoxin) oxidoreductase: protein MARQMKTMDGNTAAAYVSYAFTDVAAIYPITPSSNMAEFVDEWSANGQKNIFGQTVQVTEMQSEAGAAGAVHGSLQAGALTTTFTASQGLLLMIPNMYKIAGELLPGVFHVSARAVASHALSIFGDHSDVMATRQTGFAMLASGSVQEVMDLGGIAHLTSIKSRVPFLHFFDGFRTSHEIQKIETIDYNEFAKLVDYDAVKEFRARALNPEHPVTRGSAQNPDIFFQAREACNRFYDDVPDMVNSYMEEISKVTGREYKPFDYVGAPDAENVVIAMGSVVETIEETIDHLVAQGEKIGLVKVRLYRPFSEKYFLNVLPKTAKKIAVLDRTKEPGSLGEPLYQDVRTLFYNKKDAPMVIGGRYGLGSKDTTPSQVKAIFDNLKADEPKNGFTVGIVDDVTNTSIEIKDSIVTAPEGTIRCKFWGLGSDGTVGANKNAIKIIGDKTDLYAQGYFSYDSKKSGGVTVSHLRFGKKPIKSTYLISTADFVSCSTPAYVNQYDVLDGLKTGGTFLLNCKWSPEELEERLPSSMKKYIADNEINLYTINATDIATEIGLGNRTNMIMQSAFFKLAKVIDDQKAVEYLKEAVVKSYGKKGEKIVNMNQSAVERGISALVKIEVPASWSALVEEAAATAEVCEPEFITNVLKPVNGQKGDELPVSTFVGREDGTLPMGTSAYEKRGIAVNVPEWNIDKCIQCNQCSFVCPHAAIRPVLADDAECTNAPESFKTKKAMGKGFEGLEYRIQVSPLDCTGCGNCADICPAKETALEMKPIDSQEVEVANWDYAMTVEPKKNPMNNKTVKGSQFEHPYLEFSGACAGCGETPYAKVITQLYGDRMMIANATGCSSIWGASAPATPYCTDKNGRGPAWANSLFEDNAEYGFGMHLGVKQIRNKLADLVNELLETNVSDDVKAPFAKWVDGIEDAEVTKEAYEEMLPVFASSVEDEKANAILAEIEERKSYIIKKSVWIIGGDGWANDIGYGGLDHVLASGENVNVLVFDTEVYSNTGGQSSKATPTAAVAKFAASGKKVKKKDLGLMAASYGYVYVAQVGMGADKNQFMKAITEAEKYDGPSIIIAYAPCINHGIKEGMGRAQANIKQAVDCGYWNLYRFNPELKKEGKNPFVLDSKEPDFAKFRGFLEGQVRYTSLQKQFPEIAKELFVKAEGEAQDKYTTYKTMAQLG, encoded by the coding sequence ATGGCTAGACAAATGAAGACAATGGACGGAAATACGGCTGCGGCTTATGTTTCATATGCATTTACAGATGTGGCAGCAATATATCCGATTACACCATCATCAAATATGGCAGAGTTTGTTGATGAGTGGTCAGCAAATGGACAAAAAAATATTTTTGGTCAAACTGTACAAGTTACAGAAATGCAATCAGAGGCAGGAGCAGCAGGTGCTGTTCATGGATCATTACAAGCAGGAGCATTAACTACTACTTTTACTGCTTCTCAAGGTTTATTATTAATGATTCCTAACATGTATAAGATTGCTGGGGAGTTATTACCTGGAGTATTCCACGTAAGTGCTCGTGCTGTAGCAAGTCATGCATTATCAATTTTCGGAGATCATTCAGACGTTATGGCAACTAGACAAACTGGATTTGCTATGCTTGCATCTGGATCTGTACAAGAAGTTATGGACTTAGGTGGAATTGCTCACTTAACTTCTATTAAGAGTAGAGTACCATTCCTACATTTCTTTGATGGATTTAGAACATCTCACGAAATTCAAAAGATTGAAACTATCGACTATAATGAGTTTGCTAAATTAGTTGACTACGATGCAGTTAAAGAATTTAGAGCAAGAGCTTTAAATCCAGAGCATCCAGTAACTAGAGGATCGGCTCAAAACCCAGATATTTTCTTCCAAGCTAGAGAAGCCTGTAACAGATTCTATGATGACGTGCCAGACATGGTTAACTCATACATGGAAGAAATTAGTAAAGTTACAGGAAGAGAATATAAGCCTTTTGACTATGTAGGAGCACCAGATGCTGAAAATGTAGTTATAGCTATGGGTTCTGTAGTTGAAACTATAGAAGAAACTATTGATCACTTAGTAGCTCAAGGAGAAAAAATTGGTTTAGTTAAAGTAAGATTATATAGACCATTTAGTGAAAAGTACTTCCTGAATGTACTGCCTAAGACTGCTAAGAAGATTGCTGTTTTAGATAGAACAAAAGAACCAGGATCATTAGGAGAACCATTATATCAAGATGTTAGAACATTATTCTATAATAAAAAAGATGCTCCTATGGTTATTGGTGGTAGATATGGATTAGGATCTAAAGACACTACTCCATCTCAAGTTAAAGCTATATTTGATAACTTAAAGGCAGATGAGCCTAAGAATGGATTTACAGTAGGTATCGTTGATGATGTAACTAATACATCTATTGAGATTAAAGATTCTATTGTAACTGCTCCAGAAGGAACTATTAGATGTAAGTTCTGGGGACTTGGTTCTGACGGAACAGTTGGAGCTAATAAAAATGCTATTAAGATCATCGGAGATAAGACTGATCTTTATGCACAGGGATATTTCTCTTATGACTCTAAAAAGTCTGGTGGAGTAACAGTATCTCACTTAAGATTTGGTAAGAAGCCTATTAAATCTACATACTTAATCAGTACTGCTGACTTTGTATCTTGTTCAACTCCTGCATACGTAAATCAGTATGACGTATTAGATGGACTTAAGACGGGTGGAACATTCTTACTTAACTGTAAGTGGTCACCTGAAGAATTAGAAGAAAGATTACCTTCTTCAATGAAGAAGTACATAGCAGATAATGAAATTAACTTATATACAATCAATGCTACTGATATAGCTACAGAAATTGGTCTTGGAAACAGAACTAACATGATTATGCAATCGGCATTCTTCAAGTTAGCTAAGGTTATTGACGATCAAAAAGCTGTTGAGTACCTAAAAGAGGCTGTAGTGAAGTCTTATGGTAAAAAAGGTGAAAAGATTGTTAACATGAACCAATCAGCTGTAGAAAGAGGAATCAGTGCATTAGTTAAGATAGAGGTACCTGCTTCTTGGTCAGCACTAGTAGAGGAAGCTGCTGCAACTGCAGAAGTATGTGAACCAGAATTTATTACAAACGTATTAAAGCCAGTAAATGGACAAAAGGGAGACGAACTACCTGTAAGTACATTTGTTGGAAGAGAAGATGGAACATTACCTATGGGAACTTCTGCATACGAGAAGAGAGGTATTGCAGTTAACGTACCAGAGTGGAATATAGATAAGTGTATTCAATGTAATCAATGTTCTTTCGTTTGTCCACATGCTGCAATTAGACCAGTATTAGCAGACGATGCAGAATGTACGAATGCACCAGAATCATTTAAGACTAAGAAAGCTATGGGTAAAGGATTCGAAGGATTAGAGTACAGAATTCAAGTAAGTCCACTAGACTGTACAGGTTGTGGTAACTGTGCTGATATCTGTCCAGCTAAGGAAACTGCTCTTGAAATGAAGCCAATCGATTCTCAAGAAGTAGAAGTAGCTAACTGGGATTATGCTATGACTGTAGAACCTAAGAAAAACCCAATGAATAATAAGACAGTTAAGGGAAGTCAATTCGAGCATCCATACTTAGAGTTCTCTGGAGCTTGTGCTGGATGTGGAGAGACTCCATACGCTAAGGTTATTACTCAATTATATGGAGACAGAATGATGATAGCTAACGCCACTGGATGTTCTTCTATCTGGGGAGCTTCAGCACCAGCTACACCATACTGTACAGATAAGAATGGAAGAGGTCCAGCTTGGGCTAACTCACTATTCGAAGATAACGCTGAGTATGGATTTGGTATGCACTTAGGAGTTAAGCAAATTAGAAATAAATTAGCAGACCTTGTTAACGAATTATTAGAAACTAATGTTTCTGATGATGTTAAAGCTCCATTTGCTAAGTGGGTAGATGGAATTGAGGATGCTGAAGTAACTAAGGAAGCTTACGAAGAAATGTTACCAGTATTTGCATCAAGTGTAGAAGATGAAAAGGCTAATGCAATATTAGCTGAAATTGAAGAAAGAAAATCCTACATCATCAAAAAGTCTGTATGGATTATTGGTGGAGACGGATGGGCTAATGACATTGGTTATGGTGGACTTGATCACGTACTTGCTTCTGGTGAGAACGTAAATGTATTAGTATTTGATACGGAAGTTTACTCAAATACTGGTGGACAGTCTTCTAAAGCAACTCCAACTGCTGCTGTAGCTAAGTTTGCTGCTTCTGGTAAGAAGGTTAAGAAGAAGGACTTAGGATTAATGGCTGCAAGCTACGGATACGTATATGTGGCACAAGTTGGTATGGGTGCTGATAAGAACCAATTCATGAAGGCTATAACTGAAGCTGAGAAGTATGATGGACCATCAATCATTATCGCATACGCTCCTTGTATCAACCATGGTATAAAAGAGGGTATGGGAAGAGCACAAGCTAACATTAAGCAAGCTGTAGATTGTGGATACTGGAACTTATACAGATTCAACCCAGAACTTAAGAAAGAAGGAAAGAATCCATTTGTACTTGATTCTAAAGAACCAGACTTTGCTAAGTTTAGAGGTTTCTTAGAAGGGCAAGTAAGATATACTTCATTACAAAAGCAATTCCCAGAAATAGCGAAAGAATTATTCGTTAAGGCTGAGGGAGAAGCACAAGACAAGTATACTACTTACAAGACAATGGCTCAATTAGGATAG
- a CDS encoding 50S ribosomal protein L25, protein MLKSNAHANMRNQIGSNACHRMRTEGRIPGVVYGHDIENSVIELDKRDLDTLIKSYGSNALIDLHTEGSQNLVMIKEVQRDIVSNDIIHIDFQKISYGTPIHTMVPIRLVGKGKVESSEGVVQQQMSQIEVECLPQNIPDSIDVDVSMLKPGNPLKIGDVEFAEEISIMNNGEDVIAALIKADRKIEEPEVEQLDIVTEVLFGDKDD, encoded by the coding sequence ATGCTTAAGTCTAATGCACATGCCAACATGAGAAATCAAATAGGATCAAATGCTTGCCACAGGATGAGAACAGAAGGCCGTATTCCAGGGGTAGTTTATGGCCATGATATTGAAAATTCTGTTATTGAATTAGATAAAAGAGATTTAGATACTTTAATAAAATCCTATGGATCTAATGCATTAATCGATCTACATACGGAAGGAAGCCAAAATCTTGTAATGATAAAGGAAGTTCAACGGGATATTGTTAGTAATGATATAATTCACATAGATTTTCAAAAAATATCTTATGGTACTCCTATACATACTATGGTGCCAATAAGATTAGTGGGCAAAGGAAAGGTTGAATCTAGTGAAGGGGTAGTTCAGCAGCAAATGTCACAAATAGAAGTAGAGTGCTTGCCGCAAAATATTCCAGATAGTATTGATGTAGACGTGTCAATGCTTAAACCAGGAAATCCTCTGAAAATTGGAGATGTGGAGTTTGCTGAGGAAATAAGTATAATGAACAATGGAGAAGATGTTATAGCGGCTCTTATAAAGGCAGATAGAAAAATAGAAGAACCTGAAGTGGAACAATTGGACATAGTAACAGAAGTTCTTTTTGGTGACAAAGACGATTAA
- the recR gene encoding recombination mediator RecR, which yields MEYYAGPVARLIEEFSKLPGIGKKTAQRLAFHVLNISMEDANALSEAIVYAKEKTRYCSVCANITDVDPCNICRNESRQKNLICVVESPKDVIAMEKTREFRGFYHVLHGAISPMEGIGPESIKIKELIVRLQQNPVEEVIIATNPTIEGEATAMYISKLIKPAGIKVTRIAHGVPVGGDLEYADEVTLSKALEGRREI from the coding sequence ATGGAATATTATGCAGGTCCTGTTGCTAGATTAATAGAAGAGTTTTCTAAATTACCTGGTATTGGAAAAAAGACAGCTCAAAGATTAGCCTTTCATGTTTTAAATATTAGTATGGAAGATGCTAATGCTTTATCAGAGGCTATAGTATATGCTAAAGAAAAGACTAGATATTGTTCTGTTTGTGCAAATATAACAGACGTGGACCCTTGTAATATATGTAGAAATGAAAGTAGACAAAAAAATCTTATTTGTGTAGTGGAAAGTCCAAAGGATGTAATAGCTATGGAAAAAACTCGAGAATTCAGAGGTTTTTATCATGTATTACATGGAGCCATATCTCCTATGGAAGGTATAGGGCCTGAAAGTATAAAGATAAAGGAACTTATAGTTAGATTACAACAAAATCCTGTGGAGGAAGTTATAATCGCTACTAATCCTACTATAGAGGGAGAAGCTACTGCCATGTATATTTCTAAGCTTATAAAACCAGCTGGAATAAAGGTTACTAGAATAGCCCATGGTGTTCCTGTAGGTGGAGATTTAGAATATGCAGATGAGGTAACTTTATCAAAGGCATTAGAAGGCAGACGCGAAATATAA
- a CDS encoding four-helix bundle copper-binding protein — protein sequence MSESLSQHHPNYPKDPYCNHPYSKPYRQPPILMTVQDCEAMCEHMTNFLKRKKDLQSRVMQLKLLRDCADICTLTAKYMARNSGFAKCTADLCAFICEVCGKECLKFPDRESQHCGRICLNCARECREFAMMA from the coding sequence ATGTCCGAAAGCTTATCTCAACATCACCCCAATTACCCTAAAGACCCTTATTGTAACCATCCTTATTCAAAACCTTATCGTCAACCACCTATATTAATGACCGTTCAAGATTGCGAAGCCATGTGTGAACATATGACCAACTTTTTAAAAAGAAAAAAGGATCTTCAATCGAGAGTAATGCAACTTAAATTACTCCGTGATTGCGCAGATATTTGTACCTTAACGGCCAAATACATGGCACGCAACAGTGGCTTTGCAAAGTGTACTGCCGATCTATGTGCATTCATTTGTGAAGTTTGTGGAAAAGAATGTTTAAAATTTCCCGATCGAGAATCACAGCATTGTGGTCGAATCTGCTTAAATTGTGCAAGAGAATGTAGAGAATTTGCGATGATGGCCTAA
- a CDS encoding 50S ribosomal protein L25, whose amino-acid sequence MAIPLLKAGMRKRKQKTQLKYLRREGLVPATLYSRGKETKSIELSKLELERMFNKCGTGATVQLDFGEETKSAIIKEVQRHITKNYILHLDLQELDENQEISVKIPLYILNKSAVESSVSVIQQQKTEIEIQTYPKYLPQSIEFDATNMKFGEPVLVKDLDVFENENIDVLDDSEAIVALLASTSKIEEPVEQPSLY is encoded by the coding sequence ATGGCTATACCATTATTAAAAGCGGGAATGAGAAAAAGAAAGCAAAAAACTCAATTGAAATACTTAAGAAGAGAAGGTTTAGTTCCAGCAACCTTATATTCACGTGGGAAGGAAACTAAAAGTATTGAACTTAGTAAGTTGGAACTGGAAAGGATGTTTAATAAATGTGGAACAGGGGCCACTGTACAATTAGATTTTGGAGAAGAGACTAAATCGGCAATTATTAAGGAAGTACAAAGACATATTACTAAAAATTATATATTGCATTTAGATCTACAAGAATTAGATGAAAATCAAGAAATTAGTGTTAAGATTCCTCTGTACATATTGAATAAATCTGCAGTTGAATCAAGTGTATCTGTAATACAACAACAAAAGACGGAAATAGAGATTCAAACTTATCCTAAATATTTACCACAATCTATAGAGTTTGATGCAACTAATATGAAGTTTGGAGAACCTGTATTAGTTAAGGATTTAGATGTATTTGAAAATGAAAATATAGATGTATTAGATGATTCGGAGGCAATTGTGGCTTTGCTTGCTTCTACGAGTAAGATAGAGGAGCCTGTGGAACAACCTAGTTTATATTAA